The Zingiber officinale cultivar Zhangliang unplaced genomic scaffold, Zo_v1.1 ctg136, whole genome shotgun sequence genome segment tatcataaatatatatttataaatatttttgaccaaatatattgattgtttgaatttttttatcctaatttgatttaaatatttaaatctcttaaaatattaattaaaaattatggatgatggtatatttatgatcaagacaataatacgaatccatagaaatttattttatgaaattctgatgtctctaggtcaatatatatgCCCTtcgtgttttttttctttttttttaatattttcaattctgggacgaatcctggattcgtcccaaactttattaaaaaaaaaaaaaacaaatcgtAAGGCTTACAAATCGACCaagagatatcagaattttatgaaacaactTTCTATatattcgtatcattgtcctgatcgtaaatatatatttataaatattttttaccataaatattgattgtttgaattttttatcctaatttgacctaatttgatttaaaattttaaatatcttaaaatattaattaaaaattatggatgatggtatatttacgatcaggacaataatacaaatccatagaaatttatttcaagaaattctgatgtctttaggtcaatatataagcccttcatgttttttttcgtcccaaaatttgggacaaatccaggattcgtccccaaattttgggacgaaaccaggattcgtcccaaaagttaaaaaaaaaagaagaaaaatcgtaAATCTTAcatatcgacctagagacatcataatttcgtgaaacaagtttttatacgtttatatcattatcctgatcgtaaatatatatttataaatatttttgaccatatatattgattgtttgaattttttatcctaatttgacctattttgatttaaaaaatttaatctctcaaaatattaattaaaaattatggatgatggtatatttacgatcaagacaataatataaattcatagaaatttatttcatgaaattccgatgtctctaggtcaatatataagccctccatattttttttctttttttttaatattctcaattctgggacggatccaggattcgtcccaaaagtttaaaaaaagaagaaaaatcgtatagcttacatatcgacctagagacatcagaatttcatgaaacaagtttctatgcattcatatcattgttctgatcgtaaatatatatttataaatatttttgaccaaatatattgattgtttgaaatttttatccTAATATGACCtcatttgatttaaaatattgaatctctcaaaatattaattaaaaattatggatgatggtatatttatgatcagaaCAATAATATGAAtccataaaaatttatttcataaaattctgatatctctaggtcaatatataaacCCTCtgtgtttttttcctttttttttaatatttttaattttgggtcgaatccaggattcgtcccagatttggggacgaatctaggattcgtccctaaatttggggacgaatccaggagtcgaccctaaatttgggacgaatctgttattagtccctaaatttgggacgaatctattattcgtcccaaatttggggacgaatttagcaacgaaatatTTTTCTGTTGCCAACTTGAAACgaaatatttttgttgcaaatttcgttggaaatttgggtcaatatttatttttgtcgctaaatttctcccaattttgggacgaattatttttgttccaaaattttgtccctaaattaGTGTTCTTTTGTAGTGTCTGCAGGATAGAATCAGTAACATAAcaattctctctatatatatatatatataatcgtcAAGGTTCATTAATGCTTTTTAATCCTACTCGTCGAAATCCCCACCACCAGCTCGCTGAAATTGAGAAATGGCACGAAGAGATCAAATAAGTCGAGCCAAAGAAAATATCGTCATTAATGCATCAAAATGAGTATACCAAACTTAAACGTTTTGTACTTGGTTAAAAAGAGTGAATGCATATTCTGTATTAATTTTTTGTGTTTAAATTAtgatgttaattttttaaaaaataataccgTAATGTTGTTGGTGTTTTAAGTtgtgatattaatttttaaaaactaatattACTATACTACTTAATATTAAAAACTAGTACCACAATAATGTTAATATATTAAGCTCTattgttaatttttaaaacttagagggtgtttggctaaacttattaaaaacagcttataagctcatacaacttataagttgttttaggagcttataagttgttaaagtgtttgggtgaacttattacaatcaacttaaaaatattgatgtgtttggtattataagatctttttattaataaaattactaaaaaggatataatactattaatagagggttttgatatttttattaatagagggttttgggtGAATTTCTGTATCgggggagagaaaattagaaagagacaTTGACGGAGAAGATGACACAACGTTGGAAGAAAAATCGACAgagataaaaagatattaagcttataaaaatttatcgaggataagatggggatttatgaaattatataaagatattttagagaaacaaattattagaataagatcttttttaaaaaagttgggtcttccatacttttttaaaaacagcttataagctccaaaacagcttatTTTGACAACTTATAaactgtttgaaaaaaaatttaccaaacaaatttgaagaacttataagctccaaaacaacttataagctgttttagagagcttataagcttagccaaacaccctcttaatAATATAGTGGtactaattttcaaaaaattaataatatgtcGGTGTTAGTGTGTTAAGTGTTTACATGtggtttttattttaaaaataataatatcacAACGATACGATGCTTATGTTTAAAAATTAGCTTCacatgataaaattttaaaaaagtaaatatgtttaattgatgagaaaagaaaaatgaaactttGGTACAAAAGTATCTTTTGTGAACACAAGAAATTACCATATATATGTTTTTCTATtgtttaaaattgaattaacaCCTTTAGTACGTAACTTTTTCTTTTACTCGCTCATCCGCTGAATGATAATTCATCGTCGCGTCGATCGACATTTGCCTTACCGTCATATCCATCAACGATTCAACGTCAATCCTAGTGAGCTCTAGCTGTTTCGAAAATTGTTCATCAATTTTATAAGTGCCTGGGGAAAAGAATGTACGATTTGACATtgagttaataaaaaaaatttgcatCTGCAAATTTTTATCTTAAGATAGGTGACAGATAGAATAATTAAAGGCATGCCCATGATTGTATTAATATCTTTCggttttttatcaaaaattattaaatcatgtagtctaattttaaaataattcagTCAcgtattcaattttatttttttattattccagtcgagttaaaaaaataatagtcgaatcgatttttatttttaaagaaaatgattaatttatgtttaaaaaataactCTTCCTAATATAGtgagttaaatttatatttaaaatcatttataTAATTAAGAAACTTAGGTCAACACATGAGAATTAATTTTCtatcattccaaaatcttgagaTTCGATCTTGATGCGGCGATAAGGAGGGGCTCATCCTGCGGAAAGGTAGCGAcatggtggaggtcaaaataAAAAACGATCAATACCCCATTATCACCGGTCGATCGGGCGAGTAGGTCGCCCGACCGAGATATGACAGGCCCGATCTGACACCATCTTTGGCTCGGTAACCAGTCGAGCACCCGATGCTCAGCAAAGGGACGAACAGCGAGTGTATGCAGAAGTgtgccgagcggctatcccgctcgacctTACATCAATACTCGGAACAGAACGGAATGGAGTAACGACCGAGCAAACCACATACAGACAGCAATACTACGGCCGAGCGACTATCCCGTTCGGTTAGGGTATACGCTCTGCAACCAGACAGTGGAAGTAACGaccgagcgactatcccgctcggccagataaTAGATTCACCATCCGAGCAGACAACGGTGACTCAAGCCAAGCGGCCATCCCTCTCGGCTCGGTAAAAGACACAAAATATTAGCGAGCGAggtccttttgggagctagtacTGCCGACAGACGGCATGGTCGGCACCATGGTCAGGCAAAcgatcgtacggcggaagtttccactgtcacttcagatatATGATCGGCttattaaggtattgtgtcagagacAGGGGCGGATGTACCGGGGGGCAGCATCGGCGGCAGGCGGAACAAAAAAAAATCGGGGCGGTAAGAAGCTCTTCACAGGCACTCGTAGCAGTCAGAGAAAAAATACGAGTGATAagcgaagaaaacgaagagacgaagaccaatttatttttttaattatgaacCACGTGTCCATCCACGTGACACGTTTCCATATATaaaggtttatttttttatatttttatttatctctcCTCCATTTTTTTGTTTCCGCCGCAACACCGCTCACAAAACGCCCTTTGTTTATTTTTCTCTACCGAGCGCCGACTAAAGCGGCAAAGCCCTACGCCCAAAGACTTTTTTTCTCTCTGCCGAGTATCGATCAAAGCGCCAAAGCCCAAAGGTGAAGCCTtcagtgtaaaataccgaaaatggacgaataaccataagggaatttttttgaaatttttagaaatttttcggagctcgtaaaacgagtttacggggataaatattgggcctcgggaaagcctatttaggctaccccatatTAGTGaggaaaatttgaatttttatattctttttctttttttcctttttcctctctttttcgcGTTTCCTTTCCCAGACCCGCGCCCCGCGCCTCAACCATCGtcatttctccttctcttcccaaACAGACGTGCCGCCGCCGCTCGCGTCTGTTTCTTCCCCCTCTGGTACAAAAGCTTCGAGCCGAGCCTTTCCCTTGCGTTGATTCTCTTCCTCTTCGCCTCTGCCCTGATCATCCTTGCGCAGACGCGGAGCCCTAGAGCTCGAGCCACCGCCCGATCGCCGGAAGGAAAGGGCCACAGCCGATGCCCTAGGTGTCGCCCTCTTCCTTTGCAGTGTGCCACCGCCGCACGGAACAGCGTCGGCCGcctcctgttggagtgtatactaaaagcctaacttttatataaatatttataagaatcacattggtcaagtgtctacatttatatataccaaatgtagatgttcaattaatttatattgtagataacatagtgtgtggtgtcacacacagaagatcgtgttatcggttctttataaattataaacagtagctcacgactaagatggaaaggaacaaaccattggaatagtcgtagtgtaattaggtattagtttatcttgactaataaattacactagtacactctaagtgtattgagtaggaccatctaaggtaagttctttttgtactgatttaataaaaggaCTAGACCTTAGTTATGTTAGACTATGTTTTTCAGACTTGTATCTTTTGGCATTTGGATCTTGTACATTTCCTTATTATCGATGGATTTTCGTTTGAATGTATGTTGgtgatttgtattttatgggtgtagttgagtaggatattagatttgtgttttatgagtgtagttgagtaggatttttgcgaTGATTTCCTTATCGTTGTTTATGTTTggtttttactattaaactgcgtggatgcttgCTTATTGTACTTTTATATTATGTGtatgttccgaccgtgttgggcGAGGTATCTGGAtagatgtagtaaagtttcatattgtcacccatacaggggagatgctgtcaaattcttctggcaaggactacctggggcgtgacattcagCCTTCAGGTAAGtggcttttattttattttattttattaataattcttTGATTGTTTCTTGATTACAATGTATGATacaattaacaatttaaaatttttattgtttAAATGTTTAGTTGCTTTTTATACTTGATTGTTggataattgaaaatttagattttgtatatTTAATGGTTggataatttataatttagttttttataaaCTCCAAATAtgtaattagtttttttattagcGGTTAGTTAATTGTAATTTGTGAATGTTGATAATCTatgctaaattaattttatttttttaaaagaattgtgtCAATgaatgatgttaaataatttaattgtgtTATTATTAAATTGTTAACATTGCTTTATGTTGATAATTTTTTCCCATACATTATAATTTGTAGAAAATGTtgaaatattttgcaaagagGCCTAGGAATTCAATTGAATTATCTAGTGTTCCGGATGAAGAGTCTACTTCTGcaccacaaccaccaccaccacctcctcctcctcctccgtaaattttatttgaaaatctgAGTAGTGAAGTAGAAATTGTTGCTGATCCTGGTTTAcgaaaattgattgaagagtatgATGTTAGTGCTATAGATCATATTCGAAAAGAATATATTGCTATGGGCCCTTGTCAACCTCGAGGccataatttttcaagaaaaaaatggGTAAAGACAATAGATGTTTCAGAGAGGTTTGGTTTAAAGATCGTAATTGGTTGGAGTATAGTGTTTCAAAGGGTGCAGCCTTTTGTTTCTGGTGTTATCTTTTTAGACCTAGTAATATAGGGTTTGGAGGAGATGATTCGTTTACGAGATCTGGTTCCATTAATTGGAAAAAAGTAATTGAAAATTTCAATGAGCATATAGGTGGAGTTGGTAGTGCACACAATGAGGCAAGAATACAGTTTGAGGGtttcaagaatcaaagacaaagtGTGGAGTATTTATTTTCATCGGGGAAACATGAGCATGAAGTTGCTTATCGTAAACGCTTGACttccattttaaaagtaattcgatTTTTGTTGTTACAAAGATAGATTCGCTACCTTAGCAAACCCCTAATTTTTGACATCATCCAATAgaggaaattttttagaattgctCAAATGGTATAGCTAAGAGTGTTCAGAAGTTGCGGTAGTTGTTGGAATGAATGCACCtggaaataatcaaatgattgcccCAAAAATTCAAAAGCAATTGGTGAATGCTCGTGCAGTTGAGACTACAAATGCTATTCTAGCTGATCTTGGAGATAGGTGGTTCACTTTACTACTTGATGATGCTCGTGGCTATTTAGTGAAAGAGCAAATGACAGTTGTTATTAGATATATGAACAAACATAGAGAGGTGATTAAACGATTTATGGATGTAGTTCATGTTGCAACAACTACAGCGGCTTGTTTGAAGGAGGCAATCGACTCTTTATTTGCTAAGTATGGTTTCTCAGTGGCGAGATTGAGgggtcaaggatatgatggtgcttCAAATATGTCTGGAGATTTAATGGCTTAAAGTCACTGATAATGAAAGAAAATCCGTATGCATTgtatgttcattgttttgctcatcaactcCAGTTAGTGGTTGTAGCTGTTGCTCAAGCAAATCAATATGTTTGTGATTTCATGTAGATTGTTGGTTCGATTGTGAACACATCTGCATCATCTTGCAAAAGGGCCGACAAACTTCGACAACTTGAATATGACAGAAAAGTTAAACTTTTTGAAAGAGGAGAGATTAGTTCTGATAGAGGACTAAACCAAGAAACTAGTTTAGCTAGACCTGGAGATACACGATGGGGGTCTCATCATTCAACTTtaagtcatattgaacaaatGTGGTCATCTGTTATAgaggtttttcaaaatttgattgatgATGGTGATCGTTCTTCTAAGGGTTTAAGTAGAACTTTGGTTGAAAGAATGGAGAGGTATGAATTTGTGTTTATTCTATTATTGATGAAACGTATATTGGCAATCACAAATCATTTGTCAACTGTTCTATATGAGAAAGATCAAAATATTGTGAATGCGATGCGTTTGATCAATAATGTGAAATGCAAATTGCAATAGTTGAGAGATTATGGATGGGATATTTTACTTGAGGATGTGAAGAAGTTTTGTAACAATCATTccattgaaataattaatatgaCAGATAACATCAACAACCGTAGTCATTTGAAGAGAGATgaaaaaaatgttaatttttatcactactatcatgttgaaatcttttgtgaggtaacttcataattctttttttgtttaccatcaattaaattcttttaaacagtaacatatttattaattttttacttttgttgtttgatttttaaattgtAGGTTATCGATATTATTCTACAGGAGATAGATAGTCGTTTCTCTGAAACAACTACAGATTTGTTGATTTATATGTCATACCTTGATCCTAGGAACTCATTCTCTAGATTTGATGTACAGAAGTTAGTGTGTCTAGCTCATTTTTATGAggatgatttttcttggaatgaGCGTATGTTGGTTGAACAAGAGCTTGAAACATATATTGATGACGTCAGATCAGATGAGCGGTTTGAAGGCATTTCGGATTTGGGAGCTCTTGCAAAGAAAATGATTGAAACAATGAAGAACCGTATGTTTTCTTTCGTTTATCGGATGATTGAGCTAGCCTTACTTCTTCCAGTTGCTACTACAACTGTTGAAAAAGTGTTTTCGGCAATAAATATTGTCAAATCGATTTGCCAAACAGGATTggagatgaatggatgaatgaTAGTTTGGTAGTCTATATCGAAAAAGATGTTTTTAATGCTGTCGACAATGAGCCAGTTTTACAGCGTTTTCAGAACATGGACTCTCGAAGAATACAATTGTCACGAATTCATTAGTAGACtgctttaatattttaatattattgtatgagttttttttcataatattatACCTTTTTCTCCTGTTTGtcaagttatttaaaaaaaaatattttttaattttatagaaGTTATTAACTGTTAAAAAATATTCGCT includes the following:
- the LOC122036308 gene encoding uncharacterized protein LOC122036308 yields the protein MNAPGNNQMIAPKIQKQLVNARAVETTNAILADLGDRWFTLLLDDARGYLVKEQMTVVIRYMNKHREVIKRFMDVVHVATTTAACLKEAIDSLFAKYGFSVARLRGQGYDGASNMSGDLMIVGSIVNTSASSCKRADKLRQLEYDRKVKLFERGEISSDRGLNQETSLARPGDTRWGSHHSTLSHIEQMWSSVIEVFQNLIDDGDRSSKGLSRTLVERMERYEFVFILLLMKRILAITNHLSTVLYEKDQNIVNAMRLINNVIDIILQEIDSRFSETTTDLLIYMSYLDPRNSFSRFDVQKLVCLAHFYEDDFSWNERMLVEQELETYIDDVRSDERFEGISDLGALAKKMIETMKNRMFSFVYRMIELALLLPVATTTVEKVIGDEWMNDSLVVYIEKDVFNAVDNEPVLQRFQNMDSRRIQLSRIH